CAATAAAGGTCTGAAGCCATCAAGACACAAATATTACACGAGAATCACACAAAGCAATGTCTCATAGTTGGAAAAGAACTAAGAAACATGACCAATAACAATAACAAATAGCTTTTTAAGGGTATTGAAAAAAGCCCAAACATACATATCCACTACTGAAGCTTGAGTTCCATGATGTTCTTGGTCTTGGGAGGATACGCCAAGTAAACCTTGACCACCCTCTCCACAACCTCCAGCTGCTTCTTACCTTCAGCATAAGCCTCCTCCACCTTGGACGGGTCGGCGAGACTCTTGTTCATGCGGAACCCATCCAAGGTCCTTCGCTTAGCGTACTCCCTGATGTTGTAGTCAGGGTACTGACGCCCCGCTCGAAGCAGGGAGCGACAGAGGCTGATGACTTGAGCTTTATCTACCATCGCAGTGATAAAAACTAACCCCTTTTATTGGTATAAAGCCTGCTTACATTAACAAAGATAAAGAGTTAAGATAAGGGGATAAAGACACAAACTTTGACATAGGACAAGAATATTTTATAGGCAGAGGAATTGGATTAAAAGCAAAAAAGAACCGAACTTTCTTCAGATAATCTTAACATTAAACAGCTTCATTGAAACCAATGCTAAAGAGGCAATTAAAAACCAAACCTTTTAAACAAAATAGATTAAATTGACTCTAAAAACAACCTCTTTAGACAACCAAGAAGGGAACTTAATAGCCATACACATACTTAAAGAGTTATAAACTTGAACTTTCTCTACCACTGCAGTAATGGACACTAACCCTTTATTGTACAAAGCCTGCATAAACGCAATTCAATATAACAACACACAATCTAGGAAAGTGATTAGCAGTGCCAAAACAACAAAAGAGAATGAGTCAAGATAAGGGCTAAAGACACAAACTTTGACAAGAAGATTTTGTAGACAGTGTGGATTTGGATAAAAGCAAAAAAGAACCAAACTTTCGCTCCAGAAAATCAAAACTAGTGAGGAGATTCATTTATCAGCATTCAATCTCTAACATTAGCAACAAACACTTAATTGGAAAAAAATATGCTAAAGAAGCAATAAAAAAACCAAAACTTTTTAAACAAAGCCGATTAAATTGTATCTAAAACAACAACTTAACAGCCGACATAAAGTCCTAAACTCCACCCAAAATTTGAAAGAATTGTAGATACAACCAAAAGAGACAAGAACAGCTAATTCGCACAAGAGGATCCAATCAAATTCAGACAAGAGTAGAATTCGAGTAAACGAAACTCCAAATTCGTATAAAACATACCTAAGATGAAAACGCAGAAGTGTAATTAGTCCCCTCACGTCGTCGACAAAGGGGGGAGCTCGGCGTTGAGATTCTCCGTGTTTTTTTTACATATAAACCTAGTAGTTAGTTAACCCGACCTGAACCGGGAAATTATAAAAAACGGTTGAGTAATGGGCCTGACAGTGAGGCCCGTTATATTGGGCTGATTAGGTGATAAGCCTATATTTAGTAAACTGTATGACGTGGCATACTCCACGAAAAAAAAACTTATCTCGTCTTGTCTCACTGTCAAGTGTCATGTCAAACTCTTTCTTCTCCGATTCTTGGTCGAGCAAACCTCTAGCGAGAAGAAGATCTGCTTGTCTGACATGCATAAATCAATCTTCTGTTTGTGATATATGTTGAACTTGTGTCTGAGAATGTAGCCAACTCTGTTTTAAAAGCTTGGTTTGGTTTAACCGGTTCTTAATTAAACAACTATGAGCAAACCGGTTCTTAACCTTACCCTAGACTAGAGTAACTAATTTTTCTACTAGCAATACTAAACCGGACACGGTTTGGTTTCTCGTTTTCGGTTTAAGAATCTCAGGAGGAAGAGAAGAAAAAAAAAGAATGGCTTTCCCTTTTAATTTCTTGGATCTGTTTTGTCTCGTTCACACTTAAGCTGTTAAGGAAAATAAGAAGAACAATGGCTTCTTCTAGGTATGAGCTACTTGTGATCTGCGTCTTGTCTTTCTTCTTTGCTCTCTCTCACTCCAAGACGTTGAAGGGAGATGGTAAAGTCTGCTTTTTTTTTCCACCGTCTGGTTTTGTGTTTAAGTATCCTCCGTCCATTTCTTAATTTCTATAGCTCTTTAATAGATTTGGAACATACCCATTATCAAGATTCGTAGTATCTCTGTACAGAGTTTCATTCTTTCGACCATTTAGAGCATGTTTATCCGGGGTCTTTTAATGGGTGAGTCCCACAAAACTCTTAAGTATCGGTTATAAAAATTACTAATTAAGAACTGATTTTAGTGAGTTTCTTACCCTGTTTGCGCAACCACTCATTCGTGGCAGCCCGTGATTGATTTGCAACCTAGGGATAAACATGTTCTTATGTCTGAACAATGAATAGATCCCATGAAGCTAGTTACTTTATATATATTATTATTAATATTAGCTCTCTTTGCTCATTGTATTGATCTGTTTGCACAGTGCAAGATTTGAGTATTCATGGGTAGGCCATCATCCTTGAGGAGATGGAGATCTCCCACCTTGGTCTGGTGTCACAAGGAGACTATAGGGTTGTCACAGAACTGTAAGTCCTACTTTCTTCTTCTTGTTCTGGCTTTAATGTTTTCTTCTGTATTTTACTTGGCTGAACTAATTGCTTTTGAATCTGTCTGATTTGCAGAGAAGTTTACGCGGTTTCGATTGTTGGACCGTTCCCCATTGCAGTAACAAACCTTTTGGATTTAACCAGACTGTAAGTTGCTTCCATGCACCTTTCATATGTGCTGGCATTAGGTAGATTAGAGATTTAATGTTTAAGATGGTTCGGACTGTTTCAGGGATATACATAACAACAAGCTCACTGGTCAATTGCCTTCACAAATTGGGCGGCTGAAACGGCTGTAAGTACTGTATGTTCCTTGTGCGCTCTATACATTGATTTTCTGTATTTTTCATTTTATCTTTCCAACACAGATTGGAACTATATGTTATGTGACAGGAGTGTGTTATTATTAGTATCATCATATCATGCCAATGCTTCTAATTACTTTACCTAATCATTTACTCTGTTGTAAGTTGTAACCATTAGGAACCTGAGGTGGAATAAACTACAAGATGTGATTCCTCCTGAGGTTGGTGAGCTGAAGAGGCTAACCCATTTGTAAGTTACCATTGTGTTTCTTGTTTAGCTTCTGATGATTATCCATATTGCGTCCAAATGAAATCTGCAATAAACAGTATCTGGATTCATTGTGTAGGTATCTATCTGTCTTACAACAAGTTCATTCGAAACATTCCTTTTGCGCCATTGCTCACATTCCTAAGCTGACATTCCCTGTAAGTTTTTTTGTTTTGTCTTTGTCTTAGATTTGCTTACAGACAAAATGTGCATTCTAATGGGATCATTTTGAAACCAGGTATCTTGATCACAACCAATTTACTGGGAGAATCCCAGACGCATTCTACAAGCATCCTTTCCTCAAAGAAGTGTGAGTTCTCACCATACATTGGAACCATAGAACAGTGAAACTGTATAAGAGTTTAAACCATCTGAACGAGTTTGAGATGTTTGAACGAAACATGTTTCAACTTTTTCAGGTACGCTGAAGACAACATGTTCAAACAAGGCGTGAACCCAATTGGTACACATAAAGTCTGACAGAGTAGAAGATTCTAGAGAAAACGTCTCAGAACTACCCAGAGATGGTTCCCCACTTCAGGTTTTTTTTTTCTTTCATCCCTATATATTATTTGTGAAACATTACAACTTTTTTTTGTAGCCACATGTCATCACTAGAATGATTCTTAGAATTATTAGAGAAATAGGCTGGTCCATCTAATTATATAATAAGCTTTTCATTAAACTAACCATAAATTCATTATTAATGTCATTTATTATTTCCTTAAATAAAGATTACGGAATTGCCTAATGTGGGTAAATTATATATGACAATTAATGATTTTGAATAATAAAGATCTGATAAAAAAATGTATTTTCTATCAAATTTGTTTAATTTAAAACTATTAAAATAATTTTTAAAAAAACACAATAACCATATTATAAAAATTTAGATTTTTCTGTATATTTTATATTTTGAATTTTAAAAAATGACCATAAATTACTAAAACTGTTAAAAGTCTCACATTCAAATTTTGCGATCCATGGTTTAAAATTTTTGTTATAACAAAATACAAATGATTACAAAATCATACAAGTAAAAGTCTAATTTAATTAATCATTAAAATTTAATATATATATATATATATATCATTCTAAATTAAACTATAAACCATATTGAAAAAATAAATATTTTAGTTTCAAAATTTACTTTGAATAATTTTTTTTGATAAAAGTTTTGAACTAACATTGATAATTTTTTTTAAATTATCAATTACTAAAATTATTAATCTCACAATGAAAATTTTGTTATCAGTAATTTAAAGTTTTTGCTATTAAAAATACACATGATAAAAAAAAACATATGAGTAGAAAGCATCATTTTAAAAAAAGTTAAAAAAAAATAGAAATTAATATTAAAAATATATTATGTATGTTAATATCATTTAAATTTAATTACATATCCTATCAATTTTTTTTTAAAATAATGTTTGGATTAATAAAATTGATTTATACGTTCGCACCAATTTAATTAATCTAGTTATTATGTATTTGTATGGTCTTCTAGATCTTTGCAAATGGAACAAAAGCATCATACATAACAAGTTACTATCTTTCATATTGTATAGTTAAAAAGACACATTCCACTAATCTATATTCCTTCTTAATCATATAGAAGTATCCGCTTTATAGTTTTTTTTAATTAATATATAGACCAAAAATGACAACACATTAATTATTAATTGGATCTAAAGTAACATAAATAAGAAATTTAATAAATTAAAAATAAAACTTAAATATTAAGAGATATAGTTATAGAAGTTGCCCTCTCCCTCTCTCTCTCATAAGACTTTCTCCAAAGGAAAGATTTTCTTCTCTCTCTCTCTATGTTGTTTTGTGTGTGTTTACTTTCCTAACAATCAAACCTACTTTTCTTCTTTCATCAATTTTGTTTCCCAAAGTAAAGAGAAAAATAGTCTCCCTTGGTAAGGCAACCTTCTGGTTTTATATAATTTTATTTTCTTCTCATCTTCTGTTGATTATTTTCTTCATCTTCTTGTGTTTGTATTTCATTTCTTGAGCAGCAATCTAAAGGTATCATTCTCTGAATCCTTGATTTCTTGTGTTTTATGTGTGTTGGTTAGGTTTGAGTTTGAAAAACTGTTGGTAGGGCTTTTAAGCCTGCAGAGTAGTCCTCAAATATTTGATCATATCTCAGTTTTAATTTTGTCACGATCAGATTACAGTTTTGTCTTTTAGGTATTGATGTCATTGATGACTTGTTGGCATGATACACATGTTTTGATTTAGACTCTTGAAAGTCAACATGTGTCCTTTGGATGTAGATTCCTTCATTTAAAAAATGTTGAAATGAAGAAGAATGTTTAGTCATCTTTGGTTATGTAATTTGAGTACAGAAAAAAAAAAAGTTCGTTTAATTTGATATGTTCAAAGTTATTCACTCTTGTGATTTATAGATGTCTGAAGAAGGTTCTGTGGAAACGGTACTTGTAAAGGACGTGGGACCCGTGGAAGATGTTGTTGTATCTGAGGCACCCAAGGGTCAAGAAGAGTGTGTATCAGAGACTAAGGAAGTGCCTGTCCCTAAGCCACCAAGTGTGAACTCAACTAGAGCTGTTGGTACACGAGCAGGTAAACCGCAGGTTAAGTC
This genomic interval from Brassica oleracea var. oleracea cultivar TO1000 chromosome C2, BOL, whole genome shotgun sequence contains the following:
- the LOC106326998 gene encoding LYR motif-containing protein 4B-like, with the protein product MVDKAQVISLCRSLLRAGRQYPDYNIREYAKRRTLDGFRMNKSLADPSKVEEAYAEGKKQLEVVERVVKVYLAYPPKTKNIMELKLQ
- the LOC106324543 gene encoding probable leucine-rich repeat receptor-like protein kinase At5g63930, whose translation is MEISHLGLVSQGDYRVVTELEVYAVSIVGPFPIAVTNLLDLTRLDIHNNKLTGQLPSQIGRLKRLNLRWNKLQDVIPPEVGELKRLTHFIWIHCVGIYLSYNKFIRNIPFAPLLTFLS